GAGCCGACGAGTTGGCCCGCTCCCTGGATGTCCGGAGCCGCGGCGGCGACACCCGGAGTGCGCCGGATCGTGTCGACGAGGGTGGTGCTCACCGGCTGGCGGGTGCCCTGGCCCTCACCGGAGACGGTGACCACGTTGGAGCTGCGGACGACCGCGTCGGTGCTGCCTGTGGCATTGGTGAAGAGGGTGTCGAAGCTGGCGCGCAGCGTGTCGCCCATGACGAGGGTGCCCGCGAGGAAGGCGACGCCGAGGAGAACCGCGGTGAAGGTCCCCGCGAAGCGCCGCTTGTGGGCGCGGAGCGAGGAGAGGCTGATGCGGAGGGAAGCGGGGAGCCTGCTCATGTCTGAACACCCCTGGTGTCGAAGGCTTTGAGCCGGTCGAGGACCCGGTCGGCGGTGGGACTCTGCATCCGGTCGACGAGCCGGCCGTCGGCGAGGAAGACGACCTCGTCGGCGTGGGCGGCGGCCACCGGGTCGTGCGTGACCATCACGACGGTGCGGTCCATCTGGCGCACCGCGCGGCCGAGCAGACGCAGGACCTCTTCGCCGGAGCGGGAGTCGAGGTTGCCGGTGGGCTCGTCCGCGAAGACGACGTCCGGGCGTCCGGCGAAGGCGCGGGCGACGGCGACGCGTTGCTGCTGGCCGCCGGAGAGTTCGCTGGGCCGGTGGTGCAGCCGGTCGCGCAGTCCGACGACGTCGATGAGCGCGTCGGTCCACTCCTGGTCGCCGCGGGCTCCGGCGAGGTCCTGCGGGAGGGTGATGTTCTCGGCGACGGTCAGGGTGGGGATGAGGTTGAAGGCCTGGAAGACGAAGCCGATCCGCTCCCGGCGGAGCAGGGTGAGGCGGCGGTCGTCCAGGCTGCTCAGTTCCGTACCGCCGATGAAGGCGGAGCCGGAGGTGAGCGTGTCGAGTCCGGCGGCGCAGTGCATGAGGGTGGACTTGCCGGAGCCCGAGGGCCCCATGATCGCGGTGAAACGGCCGGCCGGAAAGTCGACGCTCACCCCGTCCAGGGCCCTCACTTCGGTGTCGCCCCTGCCGTAGACCTTCACGGCGTCGACCACACGCGCGGCGGTTTCGGTACGGGTGGCGGTGCTCATGCCGCACCGCCCTTGGTGGCGCGCCCGAACTGCTCGTCCAGGACGGAGAGCCGGCGCCAGTACTCGTCCTCGTCGATCTCGCCGGCGGCGAAGCGCCGGCCGAGCATCGCGATCGGCGAGTGCTCGCCGTGGGCGGCCCTGACCTGCCAGGGGCCGCGGCGGCCGCGCCAGACGGTGCGGCGCAGGACGGTGACGACGGTGACGACGACG
The sequence above is drawn from the Streptomyces sp. NBC_01465 genome and encodes:
- a CDS encoding SHOCT domain-containing protein, with the protein product MNTLAHAGGPGPWILFFPLIWAAVVVTVVTVLRRTVWRGRRGPWQVRAAHGEHSPIAMLGRRFAAGEIDEDEYWRRLSVLDEQFGRATKGGAA
- a CDS encoding ABC transporter ATP-binding protein, encoding MSTATRTETAARVVDAVKVYGRGDTEVRALDGVSVDFPAGRFTAIMGPSGSGKSTLMHCAAGLDTLTSGSAFIGGTELSSLDDRRLTLLRRERIGFVFQAFNLIPTLTVAENITLPQDLAGARGDQEWTDALIDVVGLRDRLHHRPSELSGGQQQRVAVARAFAGRPDVVFADEPTGNLDSRSGEEVLRLLGRAVRQMDRTVVMVTHDPVAAAHADEVVFLADGRLVDRMQSPTADRVLDRLKAFDTRGVQT